In one Gemmatimonas aurantiaca genomic region, the following are encoded:
- a CDS encoding NAD(P)/FAD-dependent oxidoreductase: protein MPTHPLRDITIIGGGPTGLFALFYAGMRGASAQIVDALPELGGQLTALYPEKYIFDVAGYPKVLAKDLVKALTEQASQFHQEAGLPVHLTQRVVGLEEEDGHYVLVTETDRFPTKSVVIAAGIGAFSPRKLPQAFAAEWYGRGVHALVSNPEGFRDRDVLIIGGGDSAFDWCAQLRDRAKSVTLIHRSDRFRAHAATVNEVQAAAALGDGRVNIFTFHELDAIHGDTTIAGVSIKDVKAKTSREIACDVILPMLGYVSDLGTLLDWGLNIEKDEILVTTQMETGRPGIYAAGDITTYSGKLKLIATGFGEAAIAVNQAVHHVYPEKKVNPGHSSNLAIFGQKDD, encoded by the coding sequence ATGCCAACCCATCCCCTCCGCGACATCACCATCATCGGCGGCGGCCCCACGGGGCTATTCGCACTCTTTTATGCCGGTATGCGCGGCGCCTCCGCGCAGATCGTCGATGCCCTTCCGGAACTCGGTGGACAGCTCACGGCGCTGTATCCCGAGAAATACATCTTCGACGTGGCGGGCTATCCGAAGGTGTTGGCCAAGGATCTCGTCAAAGCGCTCACGGAGCAGGCATCGCAGTTTCATCAGGAAGCGGGACTGCCGGTGCATCTCACGCAGCGTGTGGTGGGGTTGGAGGAAGAGGACGGCCACTACGTACTCGTCACCGAGACCGATCGGTTCCCCACCAAGTCGGTGGTGATCGCGGCCGGCATCGGCGCGTTCAGTCCGCGCAAACTGCCGCAGGCTTTTGCCGCCGAATGGTATGGCCGCGGTGTGCATGCGCTGGTCTCGAATCCGGAAGGGTTCCGCGACCGCGATGTGCTCATCATCGGCGGCGGCGATTCGGCATTCGACTGGTGCGCCCAGCTGCGTGACCGTGCGAAGTCGGTGACGCTCATTCATCGCAGCGACCGTTTCCGCGCGCACGCGGCCACGGTGAACGAAGTGCAGGCCGCCGCCGCGCTCGGCGACGGACGCGTGAACATCTTCACGTTCCACGAGCTCGATGCCATTCACGGAGACACCACGATCGCCGGTGTGTCCATCAAGGACGTGAAGGCCAAGACGTCACGCGAGATCGCCTGCGACGTCATCCTGCCGATGCTGGGTTACGTCTCCGACCTCGGCACCCTGCTCGACTGGGGACTCAACATCGAGAAGGACGAGATCCTCGTCACGACGCAGATGGAAACGGGACGTCCGGGCATCTATGCGGCCGGCGACATCACCACGTATTCGGGCAAGCTCAAGCTCATCGCCACGGGTTTCGGCGAAGCCGCGATCGCGGTGAACCAGGCGGTGCACCATGTGTACCCGGAAAAGAAGGTGAATCCGGGACATTCGTCGAATCTGGCCATATTCGGGCAGAAGGACGATTGA
- a CDS encoding ABC transporter permease: protein MPLLLLRRALLSIPTLFGVLVVVFLLLYVAPGDPVQAMVGERADAATIERLRAELRLDDPLPTQFAHYAAGILSGDLGRSYITNRPIVADIAERFPRTLQLAGAAMLLATILGISIGTLAAIRPHGWFDRVALATTYLGISFPVYWIGLLLILFFAVSLRWFPASGYGRPEFLVLPALALGSRSIAYLARITRSAMLEVLGADFVRTARAKGLSERAVVIRHALRNALIPVVTVIGLDFGAYLTGSILTETIFSWPGIGRYVVMAISRRDLPAVQGSVLFLSVVFVVVNLLTDVAYGQVDPRVRAK, encoded by the coding sequence ATGCCTCTCCTGTTGCTGCGTCGCGCGCTGCTCTCCATCCCGACACTCTTCGGGGTGCTCGTGGTGGTGTTTCTGCTGCTCTACGTCGCCCCCGGCGATCCGGTGCAGGCCATGGTGGGCGAGCGCGCCGATGCGGCCACGATCGAACGGCTGCGCGCCGAACTCCGGCTCGACGATCCGTTGCCCACGCAGTTCGCGCACTACGCGGCCGGCATTCTCTCCGGCGATCTCGGTCGGTCGTACATCACCAATCGCCCCATCGTCGCCGATATCGCGGAGCGTTTCCCGCGGACGCTGCAACTCGCCGGCGCGGCCATGCTGCTCGCCACGATACTGGGCATCAGTATCGGCACCCTCGCCGCCATCCGTCCACACGGCTGGTTCGACCGCGTCGCGCTGGCCACGACCTATCTCGGTATCTCGTTCCCCGTGTACTGGATCGGATTGTTGCTGATCCTGTTCTTCGCGGTCTCACTGCGATGGTTTCCGGCCTCGGGATACGGACGCCCCGAATTTCTCGTTCTCCCCGCTCTGGCACTCGGTTCACGCTCCATCGCCTATCTCGCGCGCATCACCCGCTCGGCCATGCTCGAGGTACTCGGCGCCGACTTCGTGCGCACCGCCCGCGCCAAGGGTCTCAGCGAACGTGCCGTGGTGATACGCCACGCCCTGCGCAACGCACTCATTCCCGTGGTGACGGTGATCGGACTCGACTTCGGCGCCTATCTCACGGGCAGCATTCTCACCGAGACGATCTTCTCCTGGCCCGGCATCGGGCGCTACGTCGTCATGGCCATCTCACGCCGCGATCTGCCGGCCGTGCAAGGCTCGGTGCTCTTTCTCTCGGTGGTGTTCGTGGTGGTGAACCTGCTCACGGATGTGGCATATGGGCAGGTGGATCCGCGGGTCAGGGCCAAATGA
- a CDS encoding ABC transporter substrate-binding protein yields MTPASLSTTRLRTITTTVTLMAALALVVQGCRRADDRNTTRHTLVDSRDWYDPRSLDPAKATDVPSGRAVAYLFDGLTRFTPAGEVEPALARSWDVSPDGLRYTFHLRDSVQFHDGTLLRARHVSQSFQRLLRPATQAGTTWPLFPIAGARAMAAGRNVELGVDTPDDTTVVITLEQPLAIFPKLLAMPAAAILPDHVGVDFSEKPIGTGPWKLVQWKHDDYLKFARNTAYYSGAPAFDTLLARIIPEPSTAVAEFEAGTVDILYIPEEQTKSWENTDERRANLVSAPALRLWYIGVNTTRGPLKDVRVRQALAHAIDAPTLLAQLLAGRGSVAAGVIPPSLDGFDSARKPLAYDTLAARRLLAEAGYPNGIDLELWSSQTSPWPRLAQTLQAYLGGANIRLKLVQRDASAMRAAARAGQTDLVVKDWYADYPDAENFLYPLLHTANKGAGGNVSFFSNPTFDRLVDEARREADGQRRTALYRSADSLAYNEMGLVPLFFYNEMYAVQPWVKGFEVPVIFNGQRWTKVSLGQ; encoded by the coding sequence ATGACACCGGCTTCGCTCTCCACCACCCGCCTACGGACGATCACGACGACTGTCACGCTGATGGCCGCGCTCGCGCTCGTTGTCCAGGGATGCCGGCGCGCCGACGACCGGAACACGACACGTCATACGCTGGTGGACTCGCGGGACTGGTACGACCCCCGGTCGCTCGATCCGGCGAAGGCCACCGATGTGCCCAGTGGGCGTGCCGTGGCCTATCTGTTCGACGGCCTGACACGCTTCACGCCGGCCGGTGAAGTGGAGCCCGCGCTGGCCAGAAGCTGGGATGTGTCTCCCGACGGCCTGCGCTACACCTTCCATCTGCGCGACAGCGTCCAGTTCCACGACGGTACGCTGCTGCGCGCGCGTCATGTGAGCCAGTCGTTCCAGCGTCTCCTGCGTCCGGCCACGCAGGCCGGCACCACCTGGCCGCTCTTCCCCATCGCCGGCGCCCGCGCGATGGCCGCGGGCAGGAATGTCGAACTCGGTGTCGACACACCCGACGACACCACCGTGGTCATCACGCTCGAACAGCCGCTCGCGATCTTCCCCAAGCTGCTCGCGATGCCCGCGGCCGCCATCCTGCCCGATCACGTGGGCGTCGATTTCAGCGAGAAGCCCATCGGCACCGGTCCGTGGAAGCTCGTGCAGTGGAAGCACGACGACTATCTCAAATTCGCGCGCAACACCGCGTACTACAGCGGCGCACCGGCCTTCGACACGCTGCTCGCCCGCATCATCCCCGAACCCTCCACGGCGGTCGCCGAATTCGAAGCGGGCACGGTGGACATTCTGTACATCCCGGAAGAACAGACGAAGTCGTGGGAGAACACCGACGAGCGTCGGGCCAATCTCGTGAGCGCGCCGGCACTGCGTCTCTGGTACATCGGGGTGAACACCACGCGGGGTCCGCTCAAGGACGTGCGTGTGCGGCAGGCACTCGCGCATGCCATCGACGCCCCAACCCTGCTCGCACAGTTGCTCGCCGGACGTGGCAGTGTCGCGGCCGGCGTCATCCCACCGTCGCTCGACGGATTCGACAGCGCGCGCAAACCGCTCGCTTACGACACGCTCGCGGCGCGGCGACTGCTCGCGGAAGCGGGATACCCCAACGGTATCGATCTCGAACTCTGGAGTTCGCAGACCTCGCCCTGGCCGCGGCTCGCACAGACGCTGCAGGCCTACCTCGGCGGCGCCAACATCCGCCTCAAGCTCGTGCAGCGCGATGCCAGTGCCATGCGCGCCGCCGCGCGCGCCGGACAGACGGATCTCGTCGTCAAGGACTGGTACGCCGACTACCCCGACGCGGAGAACTTCCTCTATCCGTTGCTGCATACGGCCAACAAGGGCGCGGGCGGCAACGTCTCGTTCTTCAGCAATCCCACGTTCGACCGTCTCGTGGACGAGGCCCGGCGTGAGGCCGACGGGCAGCGCCGCACCGCGCTCTATCGCAGCGCCGACTCGCTGGCCTACAACGAGATGGGGCTCGTGCCGCTCTTCTTCTACAACGAGATGTACGCCGTGCAGCCGTGGGTGAAGGGGTTCGAAGTGCCGGTGATCTTCAATGGCCAGCGCTGGACGAAGGTCTCGCTCGGTCAATAG